The following are encoded in a window of Pseudomonas multiresinivorans genomic DNA:
- a CDS encoding fatty acid cis/trans isomerase translates to MFLRARFTLLIASLLFSALSVAGELSYTRDIQPIFTEKCVACHACYDSPCQLNLTAAEGAQRGANKLPVYDGARTKAQDPTRLFLDAHGADAWRRKDFWSVLDGRGSQAALMARMIDLGHDHPLVPNAKIPDGLDLSINRTNQCPTPETIDDFVAKNPRSGMPFAVTGLTDKQLKTIKTWLAQGAPVDEQAWQPGSGEAQQIAEWESFLNQPGARQSLVSRWIYEHLFLAHLYFTERGEPGHFFQLVRSRTPSGQPIDPIATRRPNDDPGNTFYYRLWPIQGVIVHKTHITYPLNEARLKRNQELFYGTAWTTDKVPGYGLQHRANPFVTFEAIPARARYQFMLDNAEYFVRTFIRGPVCRGQIATDVIRDNFWAVFQDPDHDLYVTDPKFQHQASPLLALPGQIDDVGAMLSQWRSYRDKRNKYEELRQDVYDEAPAPTWADIWAGNDNAVLSIFRQYDSASVRKGLIGGVPQTLWWMDYPLLERTYYGLVVNFDVFGNVAHQAQTRLYFDLIRNGAEQNFLRLMPVGARKKLLDDWYQSSGKLKMWADYYTTDSDAPTGLFLPEKGAKLAFAKQLLKHYVALNARPDPINLCENGACYRNSVAAPLQDAEQAFSRLVSRPAAGLPVIDQFPEATMLRVELPDGQREIYTVLRNRAHSNVAFMTGESLRYQPGLDTLTIYPGVLSSYPNFMFNLKAAEVRDFVGALEQVKSAADFEKIADRWGVRRSNPQFWFYFHDLDAYLRETEPVEAGVLDMNRYENL, encoded by the coding sequence ATGTTCCTGCGAGCCCGCTTCACGTTGTTGATCGCCTCCCTGCTGTTTTCAGCGTTATCCGTGGCTGGGGAGCTGTCTTATACGCGGGATATCCAACCGATCTTCACCGAGAAATGCGTGGCCTGCCACGCCTGCTACGACTCGCCGTGCCAGCTCAACCTGACGGCCGCCGAGGGCGCGCAGCGCGGGGCGAACAAGCTGCCGGTGTACGACGGCGCACGGACGAAGGCGCAGGACCCGACACGGTTGTTCCTCGACGCCCATGGCGCGGATGCCTGGCGGCGCAAGGACTTCTGGTCGGTGCTCGATGGCCGCGGCAGCCAGGCGGCGCTGATGGCGCGGATGATCGACCTGGGGCATGACCACCCGCTGGTGCCCAACGCGAAGATCCCCGATGGGCTGGACCTGTCGATCAACCGCACCAACCAGTGCCCGACGCCCGAGACCATCGATGACTTCGTGGCGAAGAATCCGCGCAGCGGCATGCCCTTCGCCGTCACCGGCCTGACCGACAAGCAGCTGAAAACCATCAAGACCTGGCTGGCCCAGGGCGCGCCGGTGGACGAGCAGGCCTGGCAGCCGGGCAGCGGCGAGGCGCAGCAGATCGCCGAGTGGGAAAGCTTCCTCAACCAGCCCGGTGCCCGTCAGAGCCTGGTGTCGCGCTGGATCTACGAGCACCTGTTCCTCGCCCACCTGTACTTCACCGAGCGCGGCGAGCCGGGGCACTTCTTCCAGCTGGTGCGCTCGCGCACGCCCAGCGGCCAGCCCATCGACCCCATCGCCACGCGGCGGCCCAACGACGATCCGGGCAATACGTTCTACTACCGCCTGTGGCCGATCCAGGGTGTGATCGTGCACAAGACGCACATCACCTATCCGCTCAACGAGGCGCGGCTCAAGCGCAATCAGGAGCTGTTCTACGGCACCGCCTGGACTACCGACAAGGTGCCCGGCTACGGCCTGCAGCACCGCGCCAACCCGTTCGTGACCTTCGAGGCGATTCCGGCGCGGGCGCGCTACCAGTTCATGCTGGACAACGCCGAGTACTTCGTCCGTACCTTCATCCGCGGGCCGGTGTGCCGCGGGCAGATCGCCACCGACGTGATCCGCGACAACTTCTGGGCGGTATTCCAGGACCCGGACCACGACCTCTACGTCACCGATCCGAAATTCCAGCACCAGGCCTCGCCGCTGCTGGCGCTGCCGGGGCAGATCGACGACGTCGGCGCGATGCTGTCGCAATGGCGTTCCTACCGCGACAAGCGCAATAAATACGAAGAGCTGCGCCAGGACGTCTATGACGAGGCGCCCGCGCCGACCTGGGCGGACATCTGGGCCGGCAACGACAACGCTGTGCTGAGCATCTTCCGCCAGTACGACAGCGCCTCGGTGCGCAAGGGCCTGATCGGCGGCGTGCCGCAGACCCTCTGGTGGATGGACTACCCGCTGCTGGAGCGCACCTACTACGGGCTGGTGGTGAACTTCGACGTGTTCGGCAATGTCGCCCACCAGGCGCAGACGCGTCTGTACTTCGACCTGATCCGCAACGGCGCCGAGCAGAACTTCCTGCGCCTGATGCCCGTCGGTGCGCGCAAGAAGCTGCTGGATGACTGGTACCAGAGCAGCGGCAAGCTGAAGATGTGGGCCGACTACTACACCACCGACAGCGACGCGCCCACCGGGCTGTTCCTGCCGGAGAAGGGCGCCAAGCTGGCCTTCGCCAAGCAATTGCTGAAGCACTACGTGGCGCTCAATGCGCGGCCCGACCCGATCAACCTGTGCGAAAACGGCGCCTGCTACCGCAACTCCGTGGCCGCGCCGCTGCAGGATGCCGAGCAGGCCTTCAGCCGGCTGGTCAGCCGCCCGGCCGCCGGCCTGCCGGTCATCGACCAGTTCCCCGAGGCAACCATGCTGCGTGTGGAACTGCCGGACGGCCAGCGCGAAATCTACACCGTGCTGCGCAACCGTGCCCACAGCAACGTGGCCTTCATGACGGGCGAGTCGCTGCGCTACCAGCCGGGCCTGGATACCCTGACCATCTACCCGGGCGTGCTGTCGAGCTACCCGAACTTCATGTTCAACCTGAAGGCGGCTGAGGTGCGGGACTTCGTCGGCGCCCTGGAGCAGGTAAAGAGTGCGGCGGACTTCGAGAAGATCGCCGACCGCTGGGGCGTGCGTCGCAGCAACCCGCAGTTCTGGTTCTATTTCCACGATCTGGATGCCTACCTGCGCGAAACCGAGCCGGTGGAGGCAGGCGTGCTGGACATGAACCGCTACGAGAACCTGTAA
- the nfuA gene encoding Fe-S biogenesis protein NfuA: MSAITITEAAQDYLAELLSKQDTPGIGIRIFITQPGTTYAETCIAYCKPGEQKPEDTPVGLKDFTAYIDAISEPFLEDAVVDYATDRMGGQLTIKAPNAKVPMVNEDSPITERINYYLQTEINPGLASHGGQVSLVDVVEDNIAVLRFGGGCQGCGAVEMTLKDGVEKTLIERIPELKGVRDVTDHSNRENAYY, encoded by the coding sequence ATGAGCGCTATCACCATTACCGAAGCCGCACAGGATTACCTGGCCGAGCTGCTGTCCAAGCAGGACACTCCCGGCATCGGCATTCGCATCTTCATCACCCAGCCGGGCACCACGTACGCCGAAACCTGCATCGCCTACTGCAAGCCGGGCGAGCAGAAGCCGGAGGACACCCCGGTCGGCCTGAAGGATTTCACCGCCTACATCGACGCCATCAGCGAGCCCTTCCTGGAAGACGCCGTGGTCGATTACGCCACCGACCGCATGGGCGGCCAGCTGACCATCAAGGCGCCGAATGCCAAGGTGCCGATGGTCAACGAGGACAGCCCGATCACCGAGCGCATCAACTACTACCTGCAGACCGAGATCAATCCCGGCCTGGCCAGCCACGGCGGCCAGGTGAGCCTGGTGGACGTGGTCGAGGACAACATCGCCGTGCTGCGTTTCGGCGGCGGTTGCCAGGGCTGCGGTGCGGTCGAGATGACCCTGAAGGACGGTGTCGAGAAGACCCTGATCGAGCGCATCCCGGAGCTGAAGGGCGTGCGTGACGTCACCGACCACAGCAACCGCGAGAACGCCTACTACTAA